A genomic region of Megalobrama amblycephala isolate DHTTF-2021 linkage group LG6, ASM1881202v1, whole genome shotgun sequence contains the following coding sequences:
- the LOC125270826 gene encoding uncharacterized protein LOC125270826 translates to MKDDDVIQWRFGNTLIAEIDNNRFTVYDDVLDGRFRDRLKLDNQTVSLTITNITTEHDGDYKLKINSVRKFFILHVFEMKSLLVKEGDSVTLNSDLTEMKDDVIQWRFGNILIAEINKRADIITVYDDVLDGRFRDRLKLDNQTGSLTITSFTTEHAGDYTLEINSVRKKKFEVFIHGRMSVSVKEGSYTTLNSDLTEMKDDDVIQWRFGNTLIAEINNDRITVYDNVLDGRFRDRLKLNYKTGSLTITYTTDEHAGSYALEINSVRKKMFNVCTLGRMSVSASVSEGSYITLDSDYTEMKDVDVIQWRFGNESTLIAEINKRVDRITVYDDVLDGRFRDRLKLDKQTGSLTITDITTEHVGSYTLEVNSVRKKKFNVDIFVMSVTVKEGDSVTLNSDLTEMKDDDVIQWRFGSTLIAEINVTADRFTVYDVLDGRFRDRLKLDNQTGSLTITNITTEHAGDYKRKINFRNTEFFLTVFDEISVLEGDSVTLNSDLTEMKDDDVIQWRFGNTLIAEINKRVDRITVYDDVLDGRFRDRLKLDNQTGSLTITDITTEYAGHYKLLMRVSQRYSLKAFSVSVYDSVHCCGPTEAVIRLVLSALVGVATVILVVYEIRSRRAEQHQAQIHTSESIEI, encoded by the exons atgaaggatgatgatgtgattcagtggaggtttggaaacactttaatagctgaaatcgATAACAACagattcactgtatatgatgatgttcttgatgggagattcagagacagactgaagctggacaatcaaactgtatctctgaccatcacaaacatcacaactgaacatgaTGGAGATTATAAACTAAAGATCAACAGTGTGAGAAAGTTTTTCATTCTCCATGTTTTTG AAATGAAGTCACTGttagtgaaggagggagattcagtcactctaaactctgatcttactgaaatgaaagatgatgtgattcagtggaggtttggaaacattttaatagctgaaatcaataaacGGGCCGACATAATCACggtatatgatgatgttcttgatgggagattcagagacagactgaagctggacaatcaaactggatctctgaccatcacaagcttcacaactgaacatgctggagattATACACTAGAGATCAACAGTGTGAGAAAGAAAAAGTTTGAAGTCTTTATCCATG GACGGATGTCAGTGTCAGTGAAGGAGGGATCTTATACcactctaaactctgatcttactgaaatgaaggatgatgatgtgattcagtggaggtttggaaacactttaatagctgaaatcaataacGACAGAATAACTGTATATGAtaatgttcttgatgggagattcagagacagactgaagctgaattataaaactggatctctgaccatcacataCACCACAGATGAACATGCTGGATCTTATGCACTAGAGATCAACAGTGTGAGAAAGAAAATGTTCAATGTCTGTACCCTTG GACGGATGTCAGTGTCAGCGTCAGTGTCGGAGGGATCTTATATCACTCTAGACTCTGATTATACTGAAATGAAAGATGTTGATGTGATTCAGTGGAGGTTTGGAAATGAAAgcactttaatagctgaaatcaataaaaGGGTTGACAgaatcactgtatatgatgatgttcttgatgggagattcagagacagactgaagctggacaaacaaactggatctctgaccatcacagacatcacaactgaacatgtTGGATCTTATACACTAGAGGTCAACAGTGTGAGAAAGAAAAAGTTCAATGTCGATATATTTG TCATGTCAGTGacagtgaaggagggagattcagtcactctaaactctgatcttactgaaatgaaggatgatgatgTGATTCAGTGGAGATTTGGAAgcactttaatagctgaaatcaatgtaacggccgacagattcactgtatatgatgttcttgatgggagattcagagacagactgaagctggacaatcaaactggatctctgaccatcacaaacatcacaactgaacatgctggagattATAAACGAAAGATCAACTTTAGGAACACTGAGTTCTTTCTCACTGTCTTTG ATGAAATATCAGTgttggagggagattcagtcactctaaactctgatcttactgaaatgaaggatgatgatgtgattcagtggaggtttggaaacactttaatagctgaaatcaataaacGGGTTGACAgaatcactgtatatgatgatgttcttgatgggagattcagagacagactgaagctggacaatcaaactggatctctgaccatcacagacatcacaactgaatatgctggacaTTATAAACTACTGATGAGGGTTTCACAGAGATACTCATTAAAAGCATTTAGTgtttctgtctatg actctgtccactgttgtggtcctactgaagctgtgatccgattggtcctctctgctctggtgggcgtggctactgtcattCTTGTGGTTTATGAAATCAGATCCAGAAGAGCTGAACAACATCAAGCACAAATTCACACATCAG AAAGTATTGAAATCTGA